The following are encoded together in the Lactuca sativa cultivar Salinas chromosome 1, Lsat_Salinas_v11, whole genome shotgun sequence genome:
- the LOC122195132 gene encoding secreted RxLR effector protein 161-like — translation MDNANHLGTPFRPCEENEEVLGLEVPYLNAIGALMYLTNYTRPDISFVVNMLARFSSAPTQRHWNGIKHIFRYLRGTSDLGLLYICRLLSDPHKARSETGYVFMNGGTAISRRSQKQTLVAISSNHAEVIALNEASRECTWLRSMTQLVLTSCGLEKDISPTLIYEDNSACVTQMKQGYIESDRTKHM, via the coding sequence ATGGACAATGCAAATCATTTAGGCACTCCATTTCGTCCATGCGAAGAAAATGAAGAAGTCCTTGGTTTAGAAGTACCATATCTAAATGCAATTGGAGCTCTTATGTATCTTACCAATTATACTAGACCTGACATTTCTTTCGTTGTAAACATGCTAGCAAGATTTAGTTCAGCCCCAACACAAAGACATTGGAATGGAATCAAACATATTTTTCGATACCTTCGAGGAACTAGTGATTTAGGGTTATTATACATATGCAGGTTATTGTCTGATCCTCATAAAGCTAGATCTGAAACTGGATACGTATTCATGAATGGAGGTACTGCAATTTCTCGGCGTTCTCAAAAGCAAACACTTGTTGCCATATCCTCAAATCATGCTGAAGTAATTGCACTAAATGAAGCTAGTAGAGAATGTACATGGTTAAGATCGATGACACAACTAGTTTTAACTTCATGTGGACTTGAAAAGGATATATCTCCAACTTTAATTTATGAAGATAACTCAGCATGTGTCACTCAAATGAAACAAGGTTATATCGAGAGCGACAGGACAAAacatatgtaa